From Halobacteriovorax sp. GB3, a single genomic window includes:
- a CDS encoding AI-2E family transporter has translation MEGTFQKINNVCLVILTLIALTGALVYTKAILIPFVISLFLYAISSPSILWLEKKFHFPRMVCALITIILFLCVMSIVVLFVVYSLKNFIAGADLYTQKLATFFEDVTVLLKTYGIHIDSSNIREEILSLPIFTYLKRFTGSIVSLVGNSTLILIITSFLIVGEGATKGENALFKEIHYKISRYVMTKFTTSFITALLVGILLGLFKVDLAFMFAILTFLFNFIPNVGSIIATALPLPVILLQFGFGLPFIAISLGSLVIQFTIGNVIEPKVMGESMDLHPVAVLLFLMFWGLVWGLPGMFMAVPITAILKIVLSRIETTRPLSELLAGRISNF, from the coding sequence ATGGAAGGAACTTTTCAAAAGATAAATAATGTTTGCTTGGTTATTTTAACTCTAATCGCTCTTACCGGAGCGCTTGTTTATACGAAAGCAATCTTAATTCCTTTTGTGATCTCTCTTTTTCTCTACGCTATTTCAAGTCCCTCTATCTTGTGGCTTGAAAAGAAGTTTCACTTTCCAAGAATGGTCTGTGCTTTGATTACCATTATTCTCTTTCTCTGCGTGATGAGTATTGTGGTTCTCTTTGTCGTTTATTCTTTAAAGAACTTTATTGCCGGAGCTGATCTTTATACGCAGAAACTTGCGACTTTCTTTGAAGATGTCACGGTACTTTTGAAAACATATGGAATCCATATTGACTCTAGTAATATTCGTGAAGAGATCTTGAGCCTGCCAATCTTTACTTATTTAAAAAGATTTACTGGCTCTATTGTTTCCTTAGTTGGCAATAGTACTCTTATTTTGATTATCACTTCTTTTCTCATTGTAGGGGAAGGGGCAACAAAAGGAGAGAATGCTCTTTTTAAAGAAATTCACTATAAGATTTCTCGCTATGTAATGACAAAGTTTACAACGTCATTCATTACAGCTCTTCTTGTTGGGATACTCTTAGGATTATTCAAAGTCGACTTGGCCTTTATGTTTGCGATTTTAACGTTTCTCTTTAATTTTATTCCAAACGTTGGTTCCATCATCGCCACGGCCCTTCCACTGCCAGTGATTCTTTTACAATTTGGTTTTGGTTTGCCTTTCATTGCGATCTCTCTGGGATCACTTGTTATTCAATTTACAATTGGTAATGTCATTGAACCAAAGGTTATGGGAGAGTCAATGGATCTGCATCCTGTTGCAGTTCTTCTTTTTCTTATGTTTTGGGGTCTCGTTTGGGGGCTGCCTGGAATGTTTATGGCCGTTCCAATTACAGCGATTTTAAAAATTGTTCTATCGAGAATTGAAACGACAAGACCGCTTTCGGAATTACTTGCTGGACGAATTTCAAACTTTTAA
- a CDS encoding methyltransferase, with protein MEETLNSPFFDLTLKRYPRIKDEKLRAWDAADELILEEISSRNLSGSEKVLIVNDQWGALSLNLNSSNPHIYQDSFVCSKGIIENARDNKLQAPHLINDLNTIEGVYDLIIIKLPKSMSFFEDILISLQKNMTKDCQVIIGVMIKHLPKVSFKLLEKYVGTVTTSLAKKKARLLFSKAEQPSLVENPYPLEVKMPNFDLALINHSNVFSREKLDVGTRFFLEHIPKGDYSTILDIGCGNGIVGLKAKMLNPASQITFSDESFMAVKSARENYKLFFEDEAHFHWTNCFEDGKEEIFDLVLCNPPFHQNNTIGDFIAWNMFQDAKKALKKEGRLLVIGNRHLGYHAKLKRIFKNVELLASNQKFTILECRK; from the coding sequence ATGGAAGAGACTTTAAACTCCCCTTTTTTCGATTTAACACTCAAGAGATATCCACGCATCAAAGATGAGAAACTCAGGGCCTGGGATGCAGCTGATGAACTTATCTTAGAAGAGATCTCTTCGAGAAATCTGTCTGGGAGTGAAAAAGTTTTGATCGTAAATGATCAATGGGGTGCTCTTAGCTTAAATCTAAATTCATCTAATCCCCACATCTACCAAGACTCGTTTGTCTGTTCAAAAGGCATTATAGAAAATGCTAGGGACAATAAACTTCAAGCACCTCATTTAATCAATGACCTAAATACGATTGAAGGAGTTTATGATCTCATCATAATCAAGCTCCCAAAAAGTATGTCTTTCTTTGAAGATATTCTCATCTCACTACAAAAGAATATGACAAAAGACTGCCAAGTAATTATCGGTGTGATGATTAAACACTTACCAAAAGTTAGTTTTAAACTCTTAGAGAAATATGTTGGAACAGTGACAACGAGCTTAGCAAAAAAGAAAGCAAGACTTCTTTTTTCAAAGGCCGAACAACCTTCTCTTGTAGAAAACCCATACCCTTTAGAAGTGAAGATGCCTAATTTTGATCTGGCACTCATTAATCACTCAAATGTTTTTAGCCGAGAGAAATTAGATGTTGGTACAAGGTTTTTTCTTGAGCACATTCCTAAGGGAGACTACTCAACAATACTCGATATTGGTTGTGGCAATGGTATCGTTGGACTAAAAGCAAAAATGCTCAATCCAGCATCTCAAATCACTTTCTCTGATGAATCCTTTATGGCCGTTAAAAGTGCGAGAGAAAATTATAAGCTCTTCTTTGAAGATGAAGCACACTTTCATTGGACCAATTGCTTTGAAGATGGAAAAGAAGAAATCTTTGATCTCGTTCTATGCAACCCTCCTTTTCACCAAAATAATACTATCGGTGATTTCATTGCTTGGAATATGTTTCAAGATGCAAAGAAAGCTCTTAAAAAAGAAGGGAGGCTTCTTGTCATTGGAAATAGACACTTAGGCTATCACGCCAAACTTAAAAGAATTTTTAAGAACGTTGAACTTCTAGCAAGCAATCAGAAATTTACAATTCTTGAGTGCAGGAAGTAA
- a CDS encoding metallophosphoesterase — MDFIFGDIHGCYDELVALIEKCTEHHKKHAPEETLRFISCGDLIDRGPKSKEVIDLFIENENFFAIAGNHEQEFVSLAKVFAKDSFSKNTKLPVWVHDLEKQYEEHKHEMQESFVDYTEGKLSNWIVQGGKEFIQSFELEPLKPDTWTFDKKYIDFFLNLDLIFEGDNYILTHALILNEQQESLEQNKIETIEQADHFLWNRRAKNIYTHPDKLMISGHTPFFEGAKWRKNKKVLQLDTGCCYGEKLTAWCNDGTLLEQEKV; from the coding sequence ATGGACTTTATTTTTGGCGACATTCACGGTTGCTACGACGAACTCGTGGCCTTAATAGAAAAATGCACGGAGCATCATAAAAAGCATGCCCCCGAGGAAACGCTACGCTTTATTTCCTGTGGCGATCTTATTGATCGCGGGCCAAAATCAAAGGAAGTCATCGATCTATTTATAGAAAATGAGAACTTCTTTGCCATTGCCGGGAATCATGAACAAGAATTCGTTAGTCTCGCCAAGGTTTTTGCCAAAGACTCTTTCTCTAAAAATACGAAACTACCTGTCTGGGTTCACGATCTAGAAAAGCAATACGAAGAGCACAAACATGAGATGCAAGAAAGTTTTGTCGATTATACTGAAGGAAAATTGTCGAATTGGATCGTTCAAGGTGGAAAAGAATTTATTCAAAGTTTTGAACTAGAACCGCTTAAGCCAGACACATGGACTTTCGATAAGAAGTATATCGACTTTTTTTTGAATCTCGACCTCATTTTTGAAGGTGATAATTATATTCTCACCCATGCTCTGATACTCAATGAGCAACAAGAGTCATTGGAACAAAATAAAATCGAAACAATTGAGCAGGCCGATCATTTCCTTTGGAATCGTCGAGCAAAAAATATTTATACTCACCCCGACAAATTAATGATCTCAGGTCATACACCATTTTTTGAAGGGGCAAAGTGGAGAAAAAACAAGAAAGTTCTCCAATTAGATACAGGCTGTTGCTATGGTGAAAAACTAACAGCATGGTGTAATGACGGTACCCTTTTAGAACAAGAAAAGGTATAG